A stretch of Synechococcus sp. WH 8020 DNA encodes these proteins:
- a CDS encoding CobW family GTP-binding protein yields MNQKVPVTILTGFLGSGKTTLLNKILSEEHGKRIAVIENEYGEVGIDQGLVINADEEVFEMSNGCICCTVRGDLIRVLGNLMKRRDKFDYVLVETTGLADPGPVAQTFFMDDEIRDEFSLDGIVTLVDAAHIQQQLGRSGESSEQVAFADVLVLNKTDLVSDKDLNDLESRLREMNRMARIVRSKEANVPVETVLNLSAFDLDQVLARRPTFLEPEYPFEWTGVFDLEKGSYELSLEEGPDPTMSIIVRLNQGIDENSLKLGAEQCVRLYAHPPIDLEPNQSIPIGEHVNLLLKQKGQKRFQLDLLESCQVGLFTQHTAEEFDIKLKKFSSTGQSNSNDNPDIPTNVERIWVAEHEHDDEVGSIAIERTGNVDPEKLNQWMGKLLAEKGVDIFRTKGFISYEGETRRIVFQGVHMLFTAQADREWGDEPRHNQLVFIGRNLDEVAMREGFDQCLI; encoded by the coding sequence GTGAATCAAAAAGTACCTGTTACTATTCTAACTGGATTTTTAGGTTCGGGAAAGACAACCTTACTGAACAAAATTCTGAGCGAGGAGCACGGTAAAAGAATCGCTGTGATCGAAAATGAATACGGTGAAGTTGGTATTGATCAAGGCCTTGTGATCAATGCTGATGAAGAGGTATTTGAAATGTCAAATGGGTGCATATGTTGCACCGTGAGAGGAGATTTGATTCGAGTCTTAGGAAACCTAATGAAAAGACGAGATAAATTTGATTATGTCCTTGTAGAAACTACTGGCCTTGCTGATCCTGGCCCTGTAGCCCAGACATTTTTTATGGACGACGAAATACGCGATGAATTTTCATTGGACGGAATCGTAACACTAGTCGATGCAGCCCATATTCAACAACAGCTTGGTCGCAGTGGAGAAAGTTCAGAACAAGTTGCTTTTGCAGATGTACTTGTTCTAAATAAGACGGATTTAGTGAGCGATAAAGATCTCAATGATCTTGAATCGCGTCTTCGAGAGATGAATAGAATGGCACGTATTGTAAGAAGTAAAGAAGCCAATGTACCTGTTGAGACTGTCTTAAACCTAAGCGCTTTTGATTTGGATCAAGTGTTAGCACGACGTCCAACCTTCCTTGAGCCAGAGTATCCATTTGAATGGACAGGCGTATTTGATCTTGAGAAAGGCAGTTATGAATTAAGCCTCGAGGAAGGCCCCGACCCAACAATGTCAATCATTGTGCGTCTTAATCAGGGAATAGATGAGAATTCATTGAAATTAGGTGCTGAACAATGTGTAAGATTATATGCTCACCCACCGATTGATTTGGAGCCAAATCAATCAATTCCAATCGGTGAGCATGTCAATTTATTATTGAAACAAAAAGGACAAAAGAGATTTCAATTAGACCTGCTAGAATCATGCCAAGTTGGATTATTTACTCAGCATACTGCTGAAGAATTTGATATCAAGCTCAAGAAATTCTCATCCACTGGTCAATCGAATTCCAATGACAATCCGGATATTCCAACAAACGTCGAACGAATTTGGGTAGCCGAACATGAGCATGACGACGAAGTCGGATCCATCGCTATTGAACGTACTGGAAATGTTGATCCTGAAAAGCTAAATCAATGGATGGGCAAGCTGCTTGCAGAGAAAGGTGTTGATATTTTTAGAACGAAAGGGTTTATTAGCTATGAAGGAGAAACTCGACGGATTGTTTTCCAAGGCGTTCACATGCTGTTCACCGCTCAAGCCGACCGAGAATGGGGAGATGAGCCTCGACATAATCAACTCGTTTTTATTGGTCGAAACCTTGATGAAGTTGCCATGCGTGAGGGTTTTGATCAGTGTCTGATTTAA
- a CDS encoding di-heme oxidoredictase family protein has translation MRVSHSKILVGFIALLLTVGLGTILKLERPMWARVGDPQKAAEKMTVFNRSFTAYATPAAGLSEAELDRHVETDPLFDHSHIPLVGHVGAGLGPIHNAKSCTSCHVLNGRGRPIAGQSLFRIAMREGEGDQPVPGLGFQLQDKAIYGHSPEATVERIWIERNGLRTMQAKLTKPDGAEISPVTVASSLRIAPPMIGLGLLEAIPEANLLANADPDDLNGDHISGRPVWVEDEDGELRIGRFGWKSTTTSVLQQSADAYQQDMGLTTATGPDSRLAADGKPADISWNELVGVAYYTQTLGSPATAKQASSKVVSRGTLIFDQLQCAKCHVPSQQTGFSPDAVAAVLNNQKIWPYTDLLVHDMGPGLDDGVAEEGISLSSEWRTAPLWGLGMTQPVNRGAGFLHDGRARTIDEAIRWHGGEALQSKNDYLDLSEKHRKQLLSWLDQL, from the coding sequence ATGAGAGTTTCACATTCCAAAATTTTAGTCGGATTCATAGCCCTTCTCCTAACAGTAGGTCTAGGAACCATTTTAAAGTTAGAGAGGCCCATGTGGGCAAGAGTTGGTGATCCACAGAAAGCAGCTGAGAAGATGACAGTCTTTAATCGATCATTCACCGCATATGCAACACCCGCTGCTGGACTCAGTGAGGCAGAGCTAGATCGCCATGTAGAAACAGATCCACTTTTTGATCACAGCCACATTCCATTGGTTGGTCATGTTGGCGCTGGTTTAGGACCGATTCATAACGCCAAGTCATGTACTTCCTGCCATGTGTTAAACGGACGAGGGCGTCCAATTGCTGGTCAATCTCTATTTCGAATCGCGATGAGAGAGGGAGAAGGTGATCAACCAGTACCAGGACTAGGGTTTCAATTGCAAGACAAGGCAATTTATGGCCACAGCCCAGAAGCAACGGTTGAAAGGATATGGATTGAACGCAATGGTTTACGGACAATGCAAGCCAAGCTTACGAAACCAGATGGTGCTGAAATCTCGCCAGTCACCGTGGCAAGTTCCTTAAGGATTGCTCCACCAATGATTGGATTGGGATTGCTTGAAGCGATCCCTGAGGCAAATCTGCTTGCGAATGCTGATCCAGATGATCTGAATGGCGATCACATTTCAGGACGACCTGTTTGGGTTGAAGATGAAGATGGAGAACTTCGAATCGGTCGTTTCGGTTGGAAATCAACGACGACAAGCGTGCTTCAACAGAGTGCAGATGCTTATCAGCAGGATATGGGGCTTACAACCGCCACTGGTCCTGACAGTCGATTAGCTGCTGATGGAAAGCCCGCAGACATCAGCTGGAACGAACTCGTTGGTGTGGCCTATTACACTCAGACCCTTGGATCTCCTGCGACTGCGAAACAAGCATCAAGCAAAGTGGTCAGTCGTGGAACACTTATATTTGATCAATTACAGTGTGCAAAGTGTCATGTTCCAAGTCAACAAACTGGCTTTAGCCCAGACGCAGTTGCTGCCGTACTGAATAATCAAAAAATCTGGCCGTATACAGATCTTTTAGTTCATGACATGGGACCTGGACTAGATGATGGTGTCGCAGAAGAGGGGATAAGTCTCTCCTCTGAGTGGAGGACTGCCCCATTGTGGGGACTAGGAATGACGCAACCAGTCAACCGAGGAGCAGGTTTTCTTCATGATGGTCGTGCCAGAACAATTGACGAAGCGATACGTTGGCATGGGGGTGAAGCACTACAAAGCAAAAATGACTATCTAGACTTATCGGAAAAACATCGAAAGCAATTACTAAGCTGGTTAGATCAGCTGTAA
- the yidD gene encoding membrane protein insertion efficiency factor YidD: MRLTIKFYQVLISPFLGGNCRFTPTCSQYAMEAIEIHGALKGCWLTFCRLGRCHPFHPGGYDPVPAKSVNNG; this comes from the coding sequence ATGAGATTGACGATCAAGTTTTACCAAGTATTGATTAGCCCTTTTCTCGGCGGTAATTGTCGTTTCACTCCCACATGCTCTCAGTACGCGATGGAAGCTATTGAAATTCATGGTGCTTTGAAAGGATGTTGGCTGACATTCTGCCGTCTTGGTCGATGCCACCCTTTTCATCCAGGTGGTTATGATCCGGTTCCAGCAAAATCTGTCAACAATGGTTAA
- a CDS encoding alpha/beta fold hydrolase: protein MNVETTKTTIRLGGSVNKIQFFYSGKNIKLVVEHRGPEDAPMLLLLPALSTVSSRGEWRNFVDSIQDKYQIISFDWPGFGDSDRPRLKYNIDILRSALSAIFDYLKQYKQENLTVMAAGHSACVVLSLADDYSEKWEQLILVAPTWRGPLPSMSSWHPKYFGWLRQIVSCPIIGPILYYINTSRGILKYMLRRHVWCDIELLTPTEILEQQKLSRQPGARFASVSFVSGGFDPSGERSWWLKKIRHLRCRLQVVVAMEAPARSKREMQILAEHAQQFLQINGRLGLHQEFGKILSTKILSN, encoded by the coding sequence ATGAATGTTGAAACAACAAAGACAACAATCCGCCTGGGCGGATCTGTCAATAAAATTCAGTTTTTTTACTCAGGAAAAAACATTAAACTGGTTGTTGAACATCGAGGCCCAGAGGATGCCCCGATGCTGCTCTTACTACCAGCATTAAGCACTGTGTCTAGCAGGGGGGAATGGCGAAATTTTGTCGATTCTATTCAGGATAAATACCAGATCATTAGCTTTGATTGGCCTGGCTTTGGAGATAGTGATAGACCAAGATTGAAATACAATATTGATATTCTACGTAGCGCACTATCGGCCATTTTTGATTACCTAAAGCAATACAAGCAAGAAAATCTTACAGTCATGGCGGCTGGTCACAGCGCTTGTGTTGTACTAAGTTTGGCTGATGACTATTCAGAGAAGTGGGAACAACTCATTCTTGTTGCACCAACATGGAGAGGACCACTACCCAGCATGAGCAGTTGGCATCCAAAATACTTTGGCTGGCTACGTCAGATTGTCTCATGTCCGATCATTGGACCAATACTCTATTACATCAATACATCACGAGGAATCTTGAAATATATGTTACGAAGACATGTTTGGTGCGATATTGAATTATTGACGCCAACAGAAATTCTTGAACAACAAAAGTTAAGCCGACAACCAGGGGCGAGATTTGCGAGCGTTTCATTTGTTAGTGGTGGCTTTGATCCATCAGGAGAGCGATCGTGGTGGCTGAAGAAAATAAGACATCTCAGATGCAGATTGCAGGTAGTGGTAGCGATGGAAGCACCAGCGCGATCAAAGAGAGAAATGCAAATTTTGGCAGAGCATGCTCAACAGTTCTTACAAATAAACGGTCGCTTAGGATTACACCAAGAGTTTGGGAAGATTTTATCGACCAAAATTTTGTCGAATTAA
- a CDS encoding WD40 repeat domain-containing protein — MSDLNVYKPQGMLHEGWTAVVDDYAMFCAWIHNGESLLVADVCGGLYSFDGLTGEINWQKKNTHEGGLLTMAIHPSNNLFATAGQNGSIMIWDSKTYRVLSTIELGRGWVEHLKWSPDGKSLAVAMSRYAYVFDHHGKKIWQSTEHNSTVSAISWSSSKELATASYGGVIFFDIANDVVNQNFEWKGSLVSMVLSPDGDIVACGSQDKSVHFWRRSTELDAEMTGYPCKPSQLAFDQSGRFLATGGSEQITVWNFQGEGPEGTAPGQLLLHVEPVSSLNFANNSLLLASGSRDGSLLVWFLDDYGDGHPLGGVYVGDRISDIAWKPNDQAIATVNASGGINVYTFKLRESPSLNSD, encoded by the coding sequence GTGTCTGATTTAAATGTTTATAAACCTCAAGGCATGCTCCACGAAGGTTGGACTGCTGTGGTTGATGACTACGCCATGTTTTGCGCTTGGATTCACAATGGTGAATCCTTGCTCGTAGCAGATGTTTGTGGAGGTTTATATTCATTTGATGGTCTAACTGGCGAAATAAATTGGCAGAAGAAGAATACTCACGAGGGTGGTTTATTGACCATGGCCATTCACCCCAGTAATAATCTATTTGCAACAGCTGGACAAAATGGATCCATTATGATCTGGGACAGTAAAACCTACCGTGTCTTAAGTACTATTGAACTCGGTCGTGGTTGGGTTGAACATCTCAAGTGGTCGCCAGATGGTAAGTCTTTAGCAGTAGCAATGTCTAGGTATGCATATGTTTTTGATCATCATGGAAAAAAGATTTGGCAATCAACCGAGCACAACAGCACTGTAAGTGCTATCTCTTGGTCATCTTCCAAAGAATTAGCGACAGCGAGCTATGGCGGAGTCATTTTTTTCGACATAGCGAATGATGTTGTTAATCAAAATTTTGAATGGAAGGGTTCACTCGTCTCCATGGTGCTGAGTCCTGATGGAGATATAGTTGCTTGTGGAAGTCAGGATAAATCTGTTCATTTTTGGAGAAGGTCAACGGAGCTTGATGCAGAAATGACAGGATATCCTTGCAAGCCAAGTCAATTAGCATTTGATCAGTCAGGCAGATTTCTTGCAACTGGAGGAAGTGAGCAAATCACCGTTTGGAATTTTCAGGGTGAAGGTCCTGAAGGTACTGCACCTGGACAATTACTTTTGCATGTAGAACCTGTTTCTAGCTTGAATTTTGCAAACAATAGTCTTCTTTTAGCCTCAGGTTCCCGAGATGGCTCACTCCTCGTCTGGTTTTTGGATGATTACGGGGACGGTCACCCATTAGGAGGCGTTTATGTTGGTGACAGAATCAGCGATATTGCATGGAAACCGAATGACCAAGCAATTGCTACGGTCAATGCAAGTGGTGGTATTAATGTTTATACATTCAAACTTCGTGAGTCTCCTTCTCTGAACAGTGATTAG
- a CDS encoding SgcJ/EcaC family oxidoreductase, translating into MSRAGCDEALILCALIGLQRSGRSETCHPAVYVENDNHSHVIFTQSHHEERLEQLMMHSTASSGSKTVLTVSMQATDLNERLTTGRQIFSMAVGQGKLPHWIESELLGGSVGQQYRWRLGPRDRPSCLSYSSLLPRNSLIWLNLELLDRQCGELRKDGVSGCALISQNEVQQLFEKWNAALQTKDPEQVANLYSRDAILLPTLSDLPRTDHDTIVDYFKHFLEKSPKGSIDQREIIIGCNMLQDAGLYSFNFEDGTTAEARYSFIYMIEDGEWKISHHHSSLQPSG; encoded by the coding sequence ATGTCTCGTGCAGGCTGCGATGAAGCATTGATCCTCTGTGCCTTGATTGGACTTCAGAGGTCTGGTCGCTCTGAGACCTGCCATCCAGCGGTTTACGTGGAGAACGATAATCATTCTCATGTAATCTTTACGCAAAGCCACCACGAGGAGAGACTCGAACAGCTGATGATGCACTCCACCGCCTCCTCTGGTTCCAAAACGGTATTGACGGTCTCCATGCAGGCAACCGATTTGAACGAGAGGCTCACCACGGGGCGTCAGATTTTTTCAATGGCTGTCGGGCAAGGCAAGCTGCCTCATTGGATTGAATCGGAACTGTTAGGTGGTTCCGTCGGTCAGCAGTATCGATGGCGTCTGGGCCCGCGGGACCGTCCCAGTTGTCTGTCCTACAGCTCGCTGTTACCGAGAAATAGTTTGATTTGGCTCAATCTGGAATTGCTAGATCGTCAATGCGGTGAATTGCGCAAAGATGGTGTCAGCGGATGTGCCCTCATCTCTCAAAATGAGGTGCAACAACTTTTTGAGAAATGGAATGCAGCATTGCAAACCAAAGACCCTGAACAAGTTGCAAACTTATATAGCCGTGATGCAATATTGCTCCCTACACTCTCTGACTTACCACGAACAGATCATGACACAATTGTCGATTATTTCAAACATTTTCTAGAGAAAAGTCCTAAAGGTTCCATCGATCAGCGTGAGATTATTATCGGTTGCAATATGCTTCAGGATGCCGGGCTTTATAGCTTTAACTTTGAGGATGGAACAACGGCAGAAGCTCGCTATAGTTTTATCTACATGATTGAAGATGGAGAATGGAAAATTTCCCATCACCACTCTTCCCTTCAGCCAAGCGGTTAG